In a genomic window of Allomeiothermus silvanus DSM 9946:
- the abc-f gene encoding ribosomal protection-like ABC-F family protein — protein MRVLYAENLEYHLGGRDLLDKVSLELRLGKRVALVGANGAGKTTLLRLLSGELEPSAGRIHRAQDAYLALLPQDPQYGPEVTIAAVLKSGFERLERLERELAALEQGLADPEIYHRWEELHARFEALGGYTRRSRYEAVLKGLNFAGREREEARVLSGGEARRLALGAVLLSGADALLLDEPTNHLDLEMRAWLAEYLRSYGGALVLVSHDRHFLDALAREVAMLKEGKLRLYEGNYSAFWQKRRLEREEEERRYQTWLDEEKRLKAILEQAKAWAHSSEKHAIRKLAVEKRYEKFLETRPAPPERDTKALGMRFPALPSPERVLEALCLEKNLAGRRLFRLESLVVRRGERIALIGPNGAGKTTLLKVLLGLLPSDDPAGRVRTGIGIKVGYYDQQLSGFDPNLTLYETLYRMLGEEAHAALGAWRFPFDAQYKKVAHLSGGERARLALLSLSLQEANLLVLDEPTNHLDLETVEALEEALGRYEGTLILVSHDLFFLDRLASRTWHLQGGVFTNHPDTPSALLARLRQPTMEPPAYRREPEPPRAKPLEPSRDNPRKIKGRWHKERERERLEASIGELEARLQALHLRANTPGLGPQEYAEIAEEQTRLESDLEAQYARWEAVSLELEEG, from the coding sequence GTGCGGGTGCTCTACGCTGAAAACCTCGAATACCACCTGGGCGGGCGCGACCTGTTGGATAAGGTATCGCTCGAGCTTCGCCTGGGCAAACGGGTGGCTTTGGTGGGGGCCAACGGGGCAGGGAAAACCACCCTGCTGCGGCTGCTCTCGGGGGAACTCGAGCCCAGCGCGGGCCGTATACACCGCGCCCAGGATGCCTACTTGGCGCTGCTCCCGCAAGACCCTCAGTACGGGCCGGAGGTGACCATCGCAGCGGTGCTCAAATCCGGGTTTGAGCGGCTAGAGCGGCTCGAGCGGGAATTGGCCGCGCTCGAGCAGGGTTTGGCCGACCCGGAAATCTACCACCGCTGGGAGGAACTCCACGCCCGCTTCGAAGCCCTGGGGGGGTACACCCGCCGTTCGCGCTACGAAGCCGTGCTGAAGGGTTTGAACTTTGCCGGGCGAGAAAGGGAGGAGGCCCGGGTGCTGTCGGGCGGGGAGGCCCGGAGGCTGGCGCTGGGGGCAGTGCTACTCAGCGGGGCCGATGCGCTTCTTTTAGACGAGCCTACCAACCACCTCGATCTGGAGATGCGCGCGTGGTTGGCCGAATATCTGCGCAGCTATGGCGGGGCTTTGGTATTGGTCTCCCACGACCGGCACTTCCTCGATGCGCTGGCTCGGGAAGTAGCCATGCTCAAAGAGGGTAAGCTGCGCCTCTACGAGGGAAACTACTCGGCCTTCTGGCAAAAGCGCCGCCTCGAGCGCGAAGAGGAGGAGCGCCGCTACCAAACCTGGCTGGACGAAGAAAAAAGGCTCAAGGCCATCCTCGAGCAGGCCAAAGCCTGGGCCCACTCCTCCGAGAAGCACGCCATCCGCAAGCTTGCGGTGGAGAAGCGCTACGAAAAGTTCCTCGAGACCCGGCCCGCACCCCCCGAACGTGACACCAAGGCCTTGGGGATGCGCTTTCCCGCCCTGCCGAGCCCGGAGCGGGTGCTGGAAGCGCTCTGTCTGGAGAAAAACCTTGCCGGGCGGAGGCTCTTTCGCCTCGAGAGCCTGGTGGTCCGCCGGGGTGAGCGCATCGCCTTGATCGGCCCCAACGGGGCGGGCAAGACCACCCTGCTCAAGGTGCTGCTGGGCTTGCTCCCCTCGGATGACCCGGCGGGGCGGGTGCGCACCGGTATAGGCATCAAAGTCGGCTACTACGACCAGCAACTCTCCGGTTTCGACCCCAACCTCACCCTCTACGAAACCCTGTACCGGATGTTGGGAGAAGAGGCCCACGCTGCGCTGGGGGCCTGGCGATTTCCTTTTGATGCTCAATACAAGAAAGTCGCCCACCTTTCCGGCGGGGAGCGAGCCCGGCTGGCTTTGCTCTCGCTTTCCTTGCAGGAAGCCAACTTGTTGGTGCTGGATGAGCCCACCAACCACCTCGACCTCGAGACCGTAGAAGCTTTGGAAGAAGCCCTGGGGCGTTACGAGGGAACCTTGATCCTGGTCTCGCACGATCTATTCTTCCTCGACCGGTTGGCCAGCCGTACCTGGCACTTGCAGGGTGGGGTCTTCACCAACCATCCCGACACACCAAGCGCTTTGCTGGCCCGCCTTAGGCAACCGACAATGGAGCCACCCGCCTACCGCCGCGAACCTGAGCCACCCAGGGCTAAACCCCTTGAACCAAGCCGGGATAATCCCAGAAAGATAAAGGGGCGCTGGCACAAGGAACGTGAGCGCGAGAGGCTAGAGGCTTCGATCGGCGAACTCGAGGCCCGCCTCCAGGCCCTCCACCTGCGGGCCAACACGCCGGGGCTAGGGCCCCAAGAGTATGCTGAGATCGCCGAGGAGCAAACCCGGCTCGAGTCCGACCTAGAGGCCCAATATGCCCGCTGGGAAGCCGTGAGCCTGGAGCTGGAAGAGGGCTAA
- a CDS encoding fumarylacetoacetate hydrolase family protein, with translation MLIVRFNQGGWGVLEGEHVIETDGPGGNPTGRQFELPSVRLRAPATPSKIVCVGRNYLDHIKEMGNDSGDLPKEPGIFLKGPNTLADPDEAVPYPHFTENLHYEGELAVIIGRRMKNVSESEALDGVLGYTCALDLTARDRQKTDLQWVRAKSADKFLPLGPWIETRLDPQDTVLRTYVNGELRQEAHTSLMIFPVAKVLAYVSEFMTLEPGDVLITGTPEGVGPLQRGDRVEVAIEGVGTLHTRIV, from the coding sequence ATGCTGATCGTGAGATTCAATCAGGGAGGTTGGGGGGTTTTAGAAGGTGAGCACGTGATCGAGACCGATGGCCCGGGGGGTAACCCTACTGGGCGACAGTTCGAGTTGCCAAGCGTCCGGTTGCGGGCTCCCGCCACCCCCAGCAAGATCGTCTGTGTGGGAAGAAACTACCTCGACCACATCAAGGAGATGGGAAACGACAGCGGGGATCTGCCCAAGGAGCCGGGCATCTTTCTCAAAGGGCCCAATACCCTGGCTGACCCCGACGAGGCGGTGCCCTACCCCCACTTCACCGAGAACCTGCACTATGAGGGCGAGCTAGCGGTGATCATCGGGCGACGGATGAAGAACGTTTCCGAGTCCGAGGCCCTGGATGGTGTGCTGGGTTATACCTGTGCCCTCGATCTCACCGCCCGTGACCGGCAGAAAACCGACCTGCAGTGGGTGCGGGCCAAGTCCGCCGACAAGTTTTTGCCGCTTGGGCCCTGGATCGAGACCCGCCTGGACCCCCAGGACACCGTGCTACGCACCTACGTTAACGGGGAGCTGCGCCAGGAAGCCCACACCAGCTTGATGATCTTCCCGGTAGCCAAGGTACTTGCCTACGTTTCCGAGTTCATGACCCTGGAACCAGGAGATGTGCTCATCACCGGAACCCCCGAAGGGGTAGGGCCCCTCCAGCGGGGGGACCGAGTGGAGGTGGCGATCGAAGGTGTGGGAACCCTACATACCCGCATCGTGTGA
- a CDS encoding MBL fold metallo-hydrolase → MVQLIDLHYGRPRTIASYVLEGSDGPVIIETGPDSCYSRLVEGLARLGYDPTDVQHVFVTHIHLDHAGAAWRFARHGAKIYVHPLGAPHLIDPSKLWASATRIYGDQTEPLWGRAEPIAPEQVVVLEDSQTVKFGPLEIQALETPGHAPHHFAYRVGDAVFTGDVGGVRIGQGPVLPPCPPPDIHVERWQQSIARLRDLNPARLYLTHFGEYTDAREHLDRLEAKLLEYAAWIKDKLRQGLSQEQMVPLFEQMLNGDLERSGLDEEGLADYEKADPAWMSVAGLSRYWQKHHPEALQ, encoded by the coding sequence ATGGTTCAGCTCATCGATCTGCACTACGGCAGGCCGCGCACCATCGCTTCGTACGTGCTCGAGGGCTCCGATGGCCCGGTGATCATAGAGACCGGCCCGGATTCCTGCTATTCCCGCCTCGTAGAGGGTTTAGCCCGCCTGGGCTACGATCCCACCGATGTGCAGCACGTATTTGTGACCCATATTCACCTCGACCATGCCGGAGCGGCGTGGCGCTTCGCCCGGCACGGGGCCAAGATCTATGTGCACCCCCTAGGAGCCCCTCACCTCATCGATCCCAGCAAGCTCTGGGCCAGCGCCACCCGCATCTACGGTGACCAGACCGAGCCTTTGTGGGGCCGCGCTGAACCGATCGCGCCCGAGCAGGTGGTAGTGCTCGAGGATAGCCAGACGGTAAAGTTTGGCCCGCTCGAGATCCAAGCCCTCGAGACCCCCGGCCATGCCCCTCACCACTTCGCCTACCGGGTGGGGGACGCGGTGTTTACCGGGGACGTGGGGGGGGTGCGGATCGGGCAGGGGCCGGTGTTGCCGCCCTGTCCGCCGCCGGATATCCACGTCGAGCGGTGGCAGCAGTCCATCGCCCGCCTCCGCGACCTGAACCCCGCTCGGCTCTACCTTACCCACTTTGGCGAGTACACCGACGCACGGGAGCACCTCGACCGGCTCGAGGCCAAGCTGCTGGAGTATGCAGCCTGGATCAAAGACAAGCTGCGGCAGGGGCTTAGCCAGGAGCAGATGGTTCCCCTTTTCGAGCAGATGCTAAACGGCGACCTCGAGCGCTCCGGGCTCGACGAGGAGGGCCTGGCCGACTACGAGAAGGCCGACCCGGCCTGGATGAGCGTGGCTGGCCTTTCGCGCTACTGGCAGAAGCACCACCCCGAAGCGCTGCAATGA
- the purD gene encoding phosphoribosylamine--glycine ligase, producing MKVLVVGSGGREHALCWKAKQSPRVHRLYAAPGNPGIAELAELVAWSGEISELADWAQTNQIDLVLVGPEAPLVEGLADALEERGVRVFGPRAKAAMIEGSKAFAKSVMERYGIPTARYRVFHDALEALEYLEKAGTPIVVKDSGLAAGKGVTVAHTVHQAKQAVANILGPADEARSGEVVIEEFLEGPEVTVLAVTDGTTIKPLIPSQDHKRLRDGDEGPMTGGMGAVAPYPLGEALLAEVQHRVLEPLIAGMRAEGVVYKGVVYAGIMLTQDGPKVLEFNARFGDPECQTLMPLLKTDLIELALAVAEGRLHTLELEWHSQASACVVMAAPGYPDAPKKGLPLKLPKTPPQGVLYFQAGTKQTSGGLVTNGGRVLSVVGLGADLPEALERAYAGVEAVDFPQAQYRRDIGRKVLSRTFLSE from the coding sequence GTGAAAGTCCTGGTAGTGGGTTCGGGAGGACGGGAACACGCCCTCTGTTGGAAAGCCAAGCAGTCGCCCCGCGTTCACCGGCTTTACGCCGCCCCCGGCAACCCGGGGATCGCCGAGCTGGCTGAACTGGTGGCCTGGAGCGGGGAAATCTCCGAGCTGGCCGACTGGGCCCAAACCAACCAGATTGATTTGGTGCTGGTGGGGCCGGAAGCCCCCTTGGTGGAGGGCCTGGCCGACGCGCTGGAAGAGCGCGGTGTGAGAGTCTTTGGCCCCCGCGCTAAGGCGGCCATGATTGAAGGCTCTAAGGCTTTTGCTAAGAGCGTGATGGAGCGTTACGGTATCCCTACCGCCCGTTACCGAGTCTTCCACGACGCCCTCGAGGCCCTGGAGTACCTCGAAAAAGCGGGGACCCCCATCGTGGTCAAGGATTCTGGGCTCGCGGCTGGAAAGGGAGTGACGGTGGCGCACACCGTCCATCAGGCCAAACAGGCGGTGGCCAACATTCTGGGTCCTGCCGACGAAGCCCGTAGCGGGGAGGTAGTGATCGAGGAGTTCCTCGAAGGCCCCGAGGTGACGGTCTTGGCCGTGACCGATGGCACCACCATCAAGCCTTTAATCCCCTCGCAGGACCATAAACGCCTTCGAGATGGCGACGAAGGTCCTATGACCGGAGGGATGGGCGCGGTAGCCCCGTACCCCTTGGGCGAGGCGTTGCTGGCGGAGGTACAACATCGGGTGCTTGAGCCCCTTATTGCCGGGATGCGTGCCGAGGGGGTGGTATACAAGGGGGTAGTCTACGCCGGAATCATGCTTACCCAGGATGGCCCCAAGGTGCTGGAGTTTAACGCCCGCTTCGGCGACCCTGAATGCCAGACCCTCATGCCCTTGTTAAAAACCGACCTGATCGAGCTGGCTTTGGCAGTAGCGGAGGGACGGCTGCACACACTGGAGCTAGAATGGCACTCCCAGGCCTCGGCCTGTGTGGTCATGGCTGCCCCCGGCTACCCAGACGCTCCCAAAAAGGGGCTGCCCCTAAAGCTGCCAAAGACCCCCCCTCAGGGAGTCCTTTACTTCCAGGCCGGAACCAAGCAAACCTCGGGAGGCTTGGTGACCAACGGGGGGCGGGTGCTCAGCGTGGTTGGCCTGGGGGCGGATTTGCCCGAGGCGCTCGAGCGGGCCTATGCTGGGGTGGAGGCGGTGGACTTTCCCCAAGCCCAGTACCGGCGAGACATAGGGCGAAAAGTACTGAGCAGAACCTTCCTCTCAGAATAG
- a CDS encoding inositol monophosphatase family protein, with translation MDLQRYLEAALDAAYLARGIHLYYREKGFALESKTSPTDLVTQADRESEEAIRSLLLERFPDHVVLGEEGGQEGHSDFRWIVDPLDGTVNYAHGFPFYAVSIALEVGGEVVVGAVLDTARGELFTALKGEGAFQNGRPIRVSSTATLIGSLLATGFPYDVAKDAENLTYFQRALAKGLTVRRPGAAALDLAYVAAGRLEGFWEVKLNPWDVAAGWLLITEAGGTVSGIQGEPYRLGNRYLVASNGKIHEQLLDTLHGR, from the coding sequence ATGGACTTGCAACGCTACTTGGAAGCCGCACTCGATGCTGCGTACTTGGCTCGAGGCATCCACCTCTACTACCGCGAAAAAGGCTTCGCCCTGGAGAGCAAAACCAGTCCCACCGACTTGGTCACCCAAGCCGACCGGGAGAGCGAAGAAGCTATCCGGAGTTTACTGCTCGAGCGCTTCCCCGATCATGTGGTGCTGGGTGAAGAAGGTGGGCAGGAAGGCCACAGCGATTTTCGCTGGATCGTGGACCCGCTCGACGGCACGGTCAACTACGCCCACGGCTTCCCCTTCTACGCGGTAAGCATCGCCCTCGAGGTGGGGGGCGAGGTCGTGGTGGGGGCAGTGCTGGACACCGCACGGGGCGAGCTGTTTACCGCCCTCAAAGGAGAGGGAGCATTCCAAAATGGACGCCCCATTCGCGTTTCGAGCACCGCGACCCTCATCGGAAGCCTGCTGGCAACCGGCTTCCCCTACGATGTGGCCAAGGACGCCGAGAACCTGACCTACTTCCAGCGGGCTCTTGCCAAAGGCCTTACCGTGCGCCGCCCCGGAGCCGCCGCGCTGGATTTGGCTTACGTGGCGGCAGGGCGGCTGGAGGGTTTCTGGGAGGTCAAGCTCAACCCCTGGGACGTGGCCGCGGGCTGGCTCCTCATCACCGAGGCGGGCGGAACCGTGAGCGGCATCCAGGGCGAGCCTTACCGGCTAGGAAACCGCTACTTGGTAGCCAGCAACGGGAAGATTCATGAGCAGCTCCTCGACACGCTCCACGGGCGATGA